One window from the genome of Podospora pseudocomata strain CBS 415.72m chromosome 1 map unlocalized CBS415.72m_1.2, whole genome shotgun sequence encodes:
- the GT2 gene encoding Type 2 glycosyltransferase (CAZy:GT2_Glyco_tranf_2; COG:S; EggNog:ENOG503NX5R) — MPELMDLLIPRLDFLWSVKFWAIFHTILWLHRYVRLIVHCISHWTYKSIVPNWEKPRYTSNDVTVIIPTIHNRPQELQPSLESILACRPAKLILVTTYKKHNALEEAASALRGVNSTHPTVIEVLHVDKANKRLQVCRALEGDHVQTPITVMADDDVEWPSTLMPWLLAPFEDDRMGGVGTCQRVKRVGGDLTTRIFNWLGAAYIERRNFEISATHNIDGGTSCMSGRTGAYRTEILKSYDFLGGFKNEKWGKYILNADDDNYVTRWLVAQKWKTWIQYENDCEIETTLENGFKFLYQCSRWARSNWRSNWTSLVHERHVLTQQLWCTYALHIATFTSLAFVVDPLLLFSCWWATENWELRSRYILLAAEIIFMFCFTKVVKLVGLFRRNPSDIMFLPVSILFGWFHGFIKLYALFTLKQTSWGSREDGDEHNQFRLQEKPVRSQAMAMPGGPDLLESVRHTATSQARRASYLAQKHEFSGCMVDEVL, encoded by the exons ATGCCTGAGCTTATGGATCTCCTAATTCCAAGGCTAGATTTCCTCTGGTCTGTGAAATTTTGGGCCATTTTCCACACAATCCTCTG GCTTCATCGTTATGTCCGCCTGATTGTCCACTGCATCAGCCACTGGACATACAAATCCATAGTTCCGAACTGGGAGAAACCGAGATACACATCAAACGATGTCACAGTTATTATCCCAACAATTCACAACCGTCCGCAAGAGCTTCAGCCGTCCTTGGAAAGCATCCTTGCCTGCAGACCCGCCAAACTGATTCTGGTCACCACCTACAAGAAACACAATGCGCTGGAAGAGGCTGCTTCCGCCCTCCGTGGGGTGAACAGCACACACCCGACCGTCATCGAGGTTCTGCACGTcgacaaggccaacaagCGGCTGCAGGTGTGCAGGGCGCTCGAGGGGGATCATGTTCAGACTCCCATCACGGTTATGGCTGATGACGACGTAGAATGGCCGTCGACTCTCATGCCCTGGCTACTGGCGCCGTTCGAGGACGACAGGATGGGTGGAGTTGGCACGTGCCAGAGAGTGAagcgggtgggtggtgacTTGACAACGCGCATCTTCAATTGGCTCGGCGCAGCCTACATTGAGAGGAGGAATTTTGAAATCTCAGCGACCCACAATATTGACGGCGGGACCTCTTGCATGTCGGGGCGCACTGGTGCCTACCGAACCGAGATTCTTAAGAGCTACGACTTTTTGGGCGGGTTCAAGAATGAAAAATGGGGCAAATACATCCTGAATGCGGACGACGATAACTACGTGACACGATGGCTTGTGGCCCAAAAGTGGAAGACCTGGATCCAGTACGAAAACGATTGTGAGATTGAGACGACGCTCGAAAACGGCTTCAAGTTCTTGTATCAGTGTTCCCGCTGGGCGAGAAGCAATTGGAGGAGCAACTGGACCAGTCTTGTGCATGAAAGACACGTGCTTAC TCAGCAACTTTGGTGCACATATGCGCTTCATATCGCAACGTTTACTTCGCTTGCCTTTGTCGTCGATCCCCTTCTGCTCTTCTCGTGCTGGTGGGCGACGGAGAACTGGGAGCTCAGGAGCCGCTATATCCTACTCGCTGCAGAAATAATATTCATGTTTTGCTTCACGAAAGTGGTAAAACTGGTTGGGCTGTTCCGCAGGAATCCGAGTGACATCATGTTCCTGCCCGTGTCCATTCTGTTCGGTTGGTTCCACGGGTTCATCAAGCTGTATGCGCTGTTTACGCTCAAGCAGACGTCGTGGGGCAGTCGTGAGGATGGTGACGAGCACAACCAGTTTCGTCTCCAAGAGAAGCCGGTCCGCAGCCAGGCCATGGCCATGCCGGGGGGGCCAGATCTTCTCGAGTCGGTGCGGCACACGGccacctcccaagcccgCCGGGCTTCCTATCTGGCGCAGAAGCACGAGTTTAGCGGGTGCATGGTGGACGAAGTGTTGTAA
- a CDS encoding uncharacterized protein (EggNog:ENOG503P68K), translated as MLPEMTTVGGGAVLNKKLTKARGKMVKPILKTAKNLKLSHSEKNSLDLDRGWDEQSIEQLENGEWDEKAFPGGLSGGAMGLGVESNVVSVPGGGSSIRAKFHHGRTPSQASTGSGPRGGAFIHPFAQAPRTSTPPLSYANSLASFDNTVANTINSTHNERNCSPTITENEDDFDSPAQYHNHSHSHSSAPPPALSSQSNLSNPRRPSLQSQRTGSYTEVPSKAPSLRINTTGGTSRSASGATVISRLANGTISTTSQSDLQLTNSVSVSLGTTLDSPTGSIGAGTINNSSSGATQMSPLRSSLDMANFPRLRSRSELDTANRAEKIRAARRKFEERENIKEEKYDREMIKKRERRDTKEASRIEKGAPARPSIHRKNTGNSLSNVISPPASTSSGIQAVFGRKGASWTEGTTVSNSSRQDLEGAYTSSSAPQVGGAINRRHTDSPSGEEQMRFMSRKYDSVPLETPPAFGPNVDAVRFEQTRPRRGSGPKRKTQSYWAGFVLWLRTKLLRLGGR; from the coding sequence ATGTTGCCAGAAATGACGactgttggcggtggtgcggTGCTCAATAAAAAGCTGACGAAGGCGAGGGGAAAGATGGTGAAGCCAATATTGAAGACAGCGAAGAACCTGAAGCTGTCGCATTCGGAAAAGAACTCGCTGGATCTGGATAGAGGGTGGGATGAGCAGTCGATTGAGCAGCTGGAGaatggggagtgggatgagAAGGCGTTCCCTGGTGGCTTATCAGGAGGAGCAATGGGTCTGGGTGTCGAGAGCAACGTGGTGTCTGTTCCAGGCGGCGGAAGCAGCATTCGAGCCAAATTCCACCACGGCCGTACGCCGTCGCAAGCTTCTACTGGCAGCGGTCCTCGCGGAGGAGCTTTCATCCATCCTTTTGCGCAGGCCCCGCGGACGTCGACGCCACCCTTGTCATATGCGAACTCGCTTGCTTCGTTTGACAATACCGTTGCGAATACCATCAATAGCACTCACAACGAGCGCAACTGCTCCCCCACTATTACCGAGAACGAGGACGACTTTGACTCTCCCGCGCAATACCATAACCACAGCCATAGCCACTCCTCTGCCCCGCCACCAGCGTTATCATCGCAGTCAAATCTCTCAAATCCCCGCCGACCATCGCTCCAGAGCCAGCGCACCGGGTCATACACCGAGGTACCTTCCAAAGCGCCCTCTCTCCGCATCAATACGACAGGTGGCACTTCCAGGTCGGCGTCAGGTGCGACTGTCATTTCCCGACTTGCGAATGGCACCATCTCCACGACTAGCCAGTCCGATCTGCAGTTGACAAACAGCGTCAGCGTGTCCTTGGGCACCACTCTCGACTCGCCAACCGGCAGTATCGGAGCCGGAACAATCAACAACTCATCTTCTGGCGCCACTCAAATGTCGCCTTTGCGCAGCTCGCTCGACATGGCGAACTTTCCCCGACTTCGCAGCCGCTCCGAGCTGGACACGGCTAACCGCGCCGAAAAGATCCGAGCCGCTCGCCGCAAGTTTGAGGAGCGCGAGAACATCAAGGAGGAAAAGTACGACCGCGAGATGATCAAGAAGAGGGAGCGTAGGGACACCAAGGAAGCGAGTCGCATCGAGAAGGGAGCCCCAGCCCGTCCGTCCATCCACCGCAAGAACACTGGGAACAGCCTTAGCAATGTTATTTCTCCCCCCGCATCCACCTCCAGCGGCATCCAGGCTGTTTTTGGTAGAAAGGGCGCTTCTTGGACCGAGGGCACGACCGTCAGCAACTCTTCGCGACAGGACCTTGAAGGAGCCTAcacctcttcttccgctCCCCAGGTCGGCGGCGCCATCAACAGGCGCCACACCGACTCGCCGAGCGGCGAGGAGCAGATGCGCTTCATGAGCCGCAAGTACGACAGCGTTCCGCTCGAGACGCCGCCCGCCTTCGGCCCTAATGTCGACGCTGTGCGGTTTGAGCAGACTCGGCCGCGAAGAGGGAGCGGTCCCAAGCGGAAGACGCAGAGCTACTGGGCCGGGTTTGTGCTCTGGCTGAGGACGAAGCTGCTGAGGCTTGGTGGCCGGTAA